The stretch of DNA CGATGCAGTGCGTATACAGCTGGCCAGCCCGCTTCAAGCAAATGTCCATTAAGTAGCCGTCTGTTTGAGAGGGAATTTGGCTGGCTGTTTCTAGAAACCGTTTTTTCCATTCAGGGCGCATAGCAGCAATTTCTTCTTCTGTACCGCTCATTTCAAATCCCACTACCGTGATTGCACGTACATCTACAAGTTTCGGATTCATGATCTCAGCTCCTTTTTCCCTTCTTTTCCCGCTTTTAAATGTTTTCACACCGTTTCTTAAGGGAATAGCAATTGTAAAAACGATGAACAAAAGTTATACAAGGAAGGCTCCTCATGAAAACAAATATATGTATTTCAGGAGGCCATGTGTCCGGTCTTTTAATCGGTATACTGCTTACGCAAGGCGACGTCGACATGATCGCTGCCGAAAGAGACGCTGCGCCTTTGATGGACTGAAACGGTATACAACCATTGCTTTCTAACCACCACATTTCTCCGGCCTGAAAGCATAACAGAAGGCGAAATGATTGTATGCGGTCATTCCTTTCCTGGATTTTTTCCTCTTCCTAATTTAAAGTTGCGCATGGTACTCCTTATTAAAAAAGAAGAGAACAAAGAGATGAAGCGAAGTGGGCCGCTTTGTGCAAATGGCGCAGAGTATCTATATACAGACGATGACGACTATCTTTGGAAAACAGGGGGAAGTAACATGATTGCTGAATACCGAAAAATGTGGGAAGCACGAAACTGGCTGAAGAAAAATGAACCCTTTTTGCCGACATGGCAGGCATATGTCGGCTACCGGCTTGATTTGTTTCATAAACTCGCAGGCGGCGCGACACTTGAATCGCTTGCAGAGAACTACGGCTATGAAGAAACGCTTCTGAGTTCCTGGGCCGATACAGGAATCGTGCTGGGTCATTTAAAACAGGACGGCGGCCGGCTTGTTCCTTCTAAAAAAATGCTGAAGTTTTTTTCACAGGAAAGTGATCATTCGGTTGGTGAGCTGCTCAAAGAATTATTTGAAATGCATATGCCTTCCCTGATGAACTATCCCCAAATGATCACATCCAATCAAAAAGGGCGGTTTAACGGAGAGGATTTTGGCAAAACAGTTGCGGCCACCTCCGCTTTAATTGAAAAAAAAGCATTTGGACATGTACTGTCGGAGATAAATGCCCAAAAACCACGCTGGGTGCTGGATATTGGCTGCGGAACGGGCGGCTATTTAATAAAACTGGCCGATAAAATAAAACAAGGAACTTTCGTTGGGGTGGACATCAGTAAAGAATGTATTGAAGAAGCACGCCAAAAAGTCCGGAAGAAGAGCCTGGGGGAAAAAGTAAAGTTTTATTATGCAGATATCAATACGTGGGAAGTGCCAAGCCGTTTTTTTGATGTGATCATGATGAATAACCTTCTTCATTACTATTCGCAGGATGCGCGAAAAGAGCTGCTCGCCCGGGTTTCAAAGCTGATCAGCCAAAACGGGACCGTTATTATGATTACCCCCCTTTATCTGGAACGAGGCGGACAGCGCTTTTCAGCTGCGTTTAATTCATTTATGGAAGCGCATGAAAATTTATACCCGCTGCCAAGAAAGGATGAACTTATCCGGGATGCAGAGGAAGCGGGACTCCAGTTAAAATCGATTAAAACGGTCGTGCGCGAAGGAAGCTGGTATTGTGTAAATTTTTCAAAAAAATAGATATAATGAAGGAAACAAACTAAAGTGAGGCGGATAAAATGGCAATTGGGTACTTGAACGGGAAAATCATAAACTCAGATGATCCCGTGCTGCCGATTGATGAACGCGGACATCAATTTGGTGACGGAGTGTATGAATATATTCGTGTTTATGGCGGACGTCCTTTTATGATGAAGGAGCACCTGGACCGCTTTTTTAAAAGTGCTGAAGCGATCAAGCTGAATCTGGATCATTCACGCGAAGACATTGAAGAGATTACAGCCGACTTGATCAAGAGAAGCGGGCTGTCTGATTGCGATATATACATGCAGGCCACACGCGGCATCGCTCCGCGCAACCACTTGTTTCCGAATGTACCCGCGTCGATTTCCATGACGGTCAAGCCGTTCCGAGCGATGGATGAAACGCTACGGGAAAATGGCGCTAGCATCAAGCTTCTGCCTGATGAACGGTGGCAAAACTGCTGGATTAAAACGCTCAATCTTTTGCCGAATCTCCTGGCGAAGCAGGAAGCGTTTGAAGCTGGTGCATTTGAGGCAGTGCTCGTCCGCGATGGTGTGGTAACAGAAGGATCAAGCTCTAATTTATTTCTCGTCAAAGAAGGAGAATTAATTACTCCGCCTGCGACAAAGCATATTTTGCATGGTATTACGCGCATGGCTGTGATTGATATCGCTGCAGAGCTTGGCATTCCGGTAAAAGAGGAGACATTTGCACCTGAAGCTGTTTTGAAAGCGGATGAAGTGTTTTTAACGAGTACCGGGA from Domibacillus sp. DTU_2020_1001157_1_SI_ALB_TIR_016 encodes:
- the dat gene encoding D-amino-acid transaminase; this encodes MAIGYLNGKIINSDDPVLPIDERGHQFGDGVYEYIRVYGGRPFMMKEHLDRFFKSAEAIKLNLDHSREDIEEITADLIKRSGLSDCDIYMQATRGIAPRNHLFPNVPASISMTVKPFRAMDETLRENGASIKLLPDERWQNCWIKTLNLLPNLLAKQEAFEAGAFEAVLVRDGVVTEGSSSNLFLVKEGELITPPATKHILHGITRMAVIDIAAELGIPVKEETFAPEAVLKADEVFLTSTGIEIVPVTTADDQKIGSGKPGDITKKIYEAFMKRV
- a CDS encoding class I SAM-dependent methyltransferase yields the protein MKRSGPLCANGAEYLYTDDDDYLWKTGGSNMIAEYRKMWEARNWLKKNEPFLPTWQAYVGYRLDLFHKLAGGATLESLAENYGYEETLLSSWADTGIVLGHLKQDGGRLVPSKKMLKFFSQESDHSVGELLKELFEMHMPSLMNYPQMITSNQKGRFNGEDFGKTVAATSALIEKKAFGHVLSEINAQKPRWVLDIGCGTGGYLIKLADKIKQGTFVGVDISKECIEEARQKVRKKSLGEKVKFYYADINTWEVPSRFFDVIMMNNLLHYYSQDARKELLARVSKLISQNGTVIMITPLYLERGGQRFSAAFNSFMEAHENLYPLPRKDELIRDAEEAGLQLKSIKTVVREGSWYCVNFSKK